A window from Kiloniellales bacterium encodes these proteins:
- the cydC gene encoding thiol reductant ABC exporter subunit CydC: protein MFFDRRLWVFTEGVRGRIAAAVLVGLISSLIGVARLALLGWLLGLVLLGASLERLLPAAGAVALVIALRGLTEYWRVMIAHETAARVQLHLRGLLYDQVVALGPAYFGLTRTGEVIVSLIDGVEQLEVYFGQYLPQFFVAALTPIAIFLCVAWLDLPVAAVLLAASLFTLVAPAAFHSWDTRRSMARAKAYGDFAAEFLDSIQGLATLKAFGRSGERTKLLREKADALFRSTMWVLATNSLSRGITDTGIAVGAAAGLALGAYRVAEGAISLEILLVILMLGVEVFRPLRDLRSLLHDGMLAQSAAAKVLGLLDARPLVEEQRQGAGSDASLQPTIAFEGVAFSYPEGRGETHSGLNFSVAAGERVGIVGPSGSGKSSIVRLLLRTYDPQGGAVRLGGRDLRDLPLAALRRQMAVVNQDTTLFHGTVEDNLRLGKPEATQKELEAAAEAANAHLFIRDLPQGYQTVVGERGIRLSGGQRQRIAIARAILRDAPILILDEALSAVDAENEAVIQQALDRLMQGRTTLILAHRLSSVIDADRILVLDHGQVVEEGPHQELMARRGTYFRLMAEQAGEGETGRTIELPARGQPLLDAEEEGPGVEAPEEPADAILQARGLGWMDAGRQLLAFVAPWKGRLTMTFFFGVARVVAFIGVGVCSALAVAAVRHGEPFEPWLIALAILAPAAGLMHWLESWIAHDMAFRLLTDMRIDLFRKLDRLAPAYLVRRRSGDLVSMATQDVEMVEYFFAHTIAPTFVAVLVPAAVVMTLFAFDWSLAAALLPFLLVVAASPFFLRDRIDNLASRVREALGALNAHAVDSVQGLSEILAFQQESARKAAFLDLVRRHHRVRLPFFRDLTAQTALLEVMTGLGGLAVVVAGGRLVETGGLDGAFLPLLTLMAMAAFLPISEIADVSRQLADTLGATRRLHAVHSEVAPVTDGPLDAGGEGGAGTEVVFEDVTFGYPGVDRPALRDVNLTVPAGATVALVGPSGAGKTTMAHLLLRFWDPQEGRVRLDGHALTDYRLDVLRSQVALVAQDTYLFNDTLRANVLLARPEAGEEELRSALRRAALEDFVDSLPLGLETRVGERGMTLSGGQRQRVAIARAFLRDAPVLVLDEATSHLDALSERLVHAALGDLMTGRTTIVIAHRLSTVRKADKIVVLDRGRIVEEGGHDELLARGGLYAHLVGRQVAASTALAV from the coding sequence ATGTTTTTCGACAGAAGGCTCTGGGTATTTACCGAGGGTGTGCGGGGCCGTATCGCCGCCGCCGTCCTGGTCGGGCTGATCTCGTCCCTGATCGGCGTCGCTCGGCTCGCCTTGCTGGGCTGGCTGCTCGGCCTGGTGCTGTTGGGCGCGAGTCTGGAACGGCTGCTGCCCGCCGCGGGCGCGGTGGCGCTGGTCATCGCGCTCAGGGGCCTGACCGAGTACTGGCGGGTCATGATCGCCCACGAGACCGCGGCGCGGGTCCAGCTGCACCTGCGCGGCCTGCTCTATGACCAGGTGGTCGCGCTGGGTCCCGCCTACTTCGGCCTGACGAGGACCGGCGAGGTCATCGTGTCCCTGATCGACGGCGTGGAGCAGCTCGAAGTCTATTTCGGCCAGTACCTGCCGCAGTTCTTTGTCGCCGCGCTGACGCCGATCGCGATCTTCCTCTGCGTCGCCTGGCTCGACCTGCCGGTCGCCGCCGTGCTCTTGGCCGCGTCCCTCTTCACCCTGGTCGCGCCCGCCGCCTTCCACAGCTGGGATACCCGGCGGTCCATGGCACGCGCCAAGGCCTACGGCGACTTCGCCGCCGAGTTCCTCGACTCGATCCAGGGGCTGGCGACCCTCAAGGCTTTCGGGCGCAGCGGCGAGCGCACGAAGCTGCTGCGCGAGAAGGCCGACGCGCTGTTTCGCAGCACCATGTGGGTGCTGGCCACCAACTCGCTCTCGCGCGGCATCACCGACACGGGAATCGCGGTCGGTGCGGCGGCCGGTCTGGCCCTGGGCGCCTATCGTGTCGCCGAGGGCGCGATCAGCCTGGAGATCCTGCTGGTCATCCTGATGCTCGGGGTCGAGGTCTTCCGGCCGCTGCGCGATCTCCGGTCGCTGCTGCACGACGGGATGCTGGCGCAATCGGCGGCGGCCAAGGTGCTCGGCCTGCTCGACGCCCGGCCGCTGGTCGAGGAGCAGAGGCAAGGCGCGGGAAGCGACGCGTCCCTGCAGCCGACGATCGCCTTCGAGGGCGTGGCGTTCAGCTATCCCGAGGGTCGAGGCGAGACGCACAGCGGGCTGAACTTCTCGGTCGCCGCCGGCGAGCGGGTCGGCATCGTCGGACCCAGCGGGTCGGGCAAGTCCTCGATCGTCCGGCTGCTGCTCCGCACCTACGATCCCCAGGGCGGCGCGGTCAGGCTGGGCGGCCGCGACTTGCGCGATCTGCCCCTCGCCGCGCTGCGCCGGCAGATGGCCGTGGTCAATCAGGACACCACGCTGTTCCACGGCACGGTCGAGGACAACCTGCGCCTGGGCAAGCCGGAGGCGACCCAGAAAGAGCTCGAAGCCGCCGCCGAGGCCGCGAACGCTCACCTCTTCATTCGGGATCTGCCCCAGGGCTATCAGACCGTGGTCGGCGAGCGCGGGATCCGCCTGTCCGGCGGCCAGCGCCAGCGCATCGCGATCGCCCGGGCGATCCTGCGCGACGCCCCGATCCTGATTCTCGACGAGGCGCTTTCCGCCGTCGACGCCGAGAACGAGGCGGTCATCCAGCAGGCTCTCGACCGCCTGATGCAGGGCCGAACGACCCTGATCCTGGCGCATCGGCTCTCGAGCGTGATCGACGCCGACCGGATCCTGGTGCTGGATCACGGACAGGTGGTCGAGGAAGGTCCGCACCAAGAGCTGATGGCCAGGCGCGGTACCTACTTCCGCCTGATGGCCGAACAGGCGGGAGAGGGTGAGACCGGCAGGACGATCGAGCTGCCGGCGCGCGGCCAGCCGCTGCTCGATGCCGAGGAAGAGGGTCCGGGAGTAGAGGCCCCCGAAGAGCCGGCGGACGCGATCCTCCAGGCGCGCGGCCTCGGCTGGATGGACGCGGGCCGCCAGCTGCTCGCCTTCGTCGCGCCGTGGAAAGGGCGGCTTACCATGACCTTCTTCTTCGGCGTCGCGCGGGTCGTCGCCTTCATCGGCGTCGGTGTCTGCTCGGCCCTGGCGGTCGCGGCGGTTAGGCACGGCGAGCCCTTCGAGCCCTGGCTGATCGCCCTCGCGATCCTGGCGCCGGCGGCGGGGCTGATGCACTGGCTCGAATCCTGGATCGCCCACGACATGGCGTTCCGGCTGCTGACCGACATGCGCATCGACCTGTTCCGCAAGCTGGACCGCCTCGCCCCAGCCTATCTGGTGCGGCGCCGCAGCGGCGACCTGGTCTCCATGGCGACCCAGGACGTCGAGATGGTGGAGTACTTCTTCGCCCACACCATCGCCCCGACCTTCGTGGCGGTGCTGGTCCCGGCCGCCGTGGTCATGACGCTCTTCGCCTTCGACTGGAGCCTGGCCGCCGCCCTGCTGCCGTTCCTGCTGGTCGTGGCGGCCAGTCCCTTCTTCCTGCGCGACCGAATCGACAACCTCGCCTCGCGGGTGCGCGAGGCCCTGGGCGCGCTCAACGCTCACGCCGTGGACAGCGTGCAGGGTCTGAGCGAGATTCTCGCCTTCCAGCAGGAGTCTGCGCGCAAGGCCGCCTTTCTCGATCTGGTGCGGCGCCATCACCGGGTGCGCCTGCCGTTCTTCCGCGACCTCACGGCCCAAACCGCCCTCCTCGAGGTCATGACCGGGCTGGGCGGACTCGCTGTGGTGGTTGCCGGCGGCCGCCTGGTGGAGACCGGCGGGCTGGATGGCGCCTTCCTGCCGCTGCTCACCCTTATGGCGATGGCCGCCTTCCTGCCAATCTCGGAGATTGCCGACGTCAGCCGCCAACTGGCGGACACCCTGGGGGCGACCCGGCGCCTGCACGCCGTGCACAGCGAAGTGGCGCCGGTCACCGACGGTCCGCTGGACGCTGGTGGCGAAGGAGGCGCCGGAACCGAGGTGGTCTTCGAGGACGTGACCTTCGGTTATCCCGGTGTCGACCGGCCGGCCTTGCGCGACGTGAACCTCACGGTGCCGGCCGGGGCCACCGTCGCCCTGGTCGGCCCCTCGGGCGCAGGCAAGACCACCATGGCCCATCTGCTACTGCGCTTCTGGGATCCCCAGGAAGGACGGGTGCGGCTCGACGGACATGCCTTAACCGACTACCGGCTGGACGTGCTCCGAAGCCAGGTCGCCCTGGTCGCCCAGGACACCTACCTATTCAACGATACGCTGCGCGCCAACGTCCTGCTTGCCAGGCCGGAGGCCGGCGAAGAGGAGCTAAGGTCTGCTCTACGCCGGGCCGCTCTGGAGGATTTCGTCGACTCCCTGCCGCTCGGCCTGGAAACGCGCGTCGGCGAGCGCGGCATGACGCTATCGGGCGGTCAGCGCCAGCGGGTCGCCATCGCCCGGGCCTTCCTGCGCGACGCCCCCGTCCTGGTGCTGGACGAGGCGACCTCCCACCTCGACGCCTTGAGCGAGCGACTGGTCCATGCCGCCTTGGGCGACTTGATGACGGGCCGCACGACGATCGTCATTGCGCACCGTCTCTCGACAGTCCGCAAGGCCGACAAGATCGTCGTGCTGGATCGGGGCCGGATCGTCGAGGAGGGCGGTCACGACGAGCTTCTGGCCCGCGGCGGTCTCTATGCTCATCTCGTCGGGCGGCAGGTTGCCGCGTCGACCGCCCTCGCCGTGTAG
- a CDS encoding LysR family transcriptional regulator, with product MSMNWDDLRIFLSVARNGSLSAAARALRISQPTVGRRLKALEDSLGARLFDRLPEGFAPTSAGTELLPLAEEMERAALALDRRQAALADGVRGTVRLSIYEVMAQFLLDHLATLRRNLPEIEIELAVAHISANLSRREADLSLRECLPDAPGLIARRLGEIAYAIYGARDYVAANPAALGEARYRDCAWVSTDEEHNYFAGQKWLLDRVGDRRPMVRVNNGIVLYEAVRKGVGLGILPCFAADADSGLVRLSPPLGEVSSVQHMIVHHDLRRVPSVRAVMDELARLFKREAPRLRGEAGTETLSA from the coding sequence ATGTCGATGAACTGGGACGATCTCAGAATCTTTCTCTCCGTGGCCCGAAACGGCAGCCTCTCGGCCGCCGCGCGCGCCCTCAGGATCAGCCAGCCGACCGTCGGGCGGCGCCTCAAGGCCTTGGAGGATTCCCTGGGCGCGCGGCTGTTCGACCGCCTGCCCGAGGGCTTCGCGCCGACCTCGGCGGGCACCGAACTGCTGCCCCTGGCCGAGGAGATGGAGCGCGCGGCGCTCGCCCTCGACCGGCGCCAGGCGGCCCTGGCCGACGGCGTGCGCGGCACGGTGCGCCTCTCGATCTACGAGGTCATGGCTCAGTTTCTGCTCGACCACCTCGCCACCCTGCGCCGAAACCTGCCGGAGATCGAGATCGAGCTGGCGGTCGCGCACATCTCGGCAAACCTGTCCCGCCGGGAAGCCGATCTCAGCCTGCGCGAGTGCCTGCCCGACGCGCCCGGACTGATCGCCCGGCGGCTGGGCGAGATCGCCTACGCGATCTACGGCGCGCGCGACTACGTCGCGGCGAACCCCGCCGCCCTGGGCGAGGCCCGCTACCGGGACTGCGCCTGGGTCAGCACCGACGAGGAGCACAACTACTTCGCCGGCCAGAAATGGCTGCTCGATCGGGTCGGCGACCGCCGGCCCATGGTCCGGGTCAACAACGGCATCGTGCTCTACGAGGCCGTGCGCAAGGGAGTCGGCCTCGGCATCCTGCCCTGCTTCGCGGCCGACGCCGACAGCGGGCTGGTCCGCCTGTCGCCGCCGCTCGGCGAAGTCAGCAGCGTCCAGCACATGATCGTCCACCACGACCTGCGCCGGGTCCCCTCGGTGCGCGCCGTGATGGACGAGCTGGCCCGCCTGTTCAAGCGCGAGGCGCCGCGTCTGCGCGGCGAGGCCGGAACGGAAACGCTTTCGGCCTAA
- a CDS encoding amidase family protein, with protein sequence MNELCDLEAVELRRLIGTKEVSPRELLASCRTRTEAVNPAVNAMVATCWERAEAEAAAAEKAVLAGDALGPLHGLPLGVKDLNVTEGVRTTQGSLLHKDDVPDADERMVAAVRAAGAIVVGKTNTPEFGAGANTKNRVYGATGNPFDPELTCGGSSGGAAVALAAGMVPLATGSDFGGSLRTPAGFCGVVGFRPTPGVVSDEGRGVGLSPFPVEGPMGRSVADAALLLSAQAAEDPRDPFARGLDASGLRALAPIDLAGLTVAVSEDLGCAPLDDGIRGVFRERIGQLSGLFASCGDRDPDLGPVHEVFEVLRGVNFIAAHKERLEKHRDLLGPNVIDNTERALKYGVSDVAWAHAEQTQIYRRMLAFFEDVDVLICPACSVSPFPHAQLSVTEINGKRMDTYMRWLAITYGLTMTTHPVAAIPCGRDPKGLPFGIQLVGRFGEDAKLLQIAHALERFMAGRPDLARPLPDLARLQA encoded by the coding sequence ATGAACGAGCTGTGCGATCTCGAGGCGGTGGAACTGCGCCGGCTTATCGGGACCAAGGAGGTTTCGCCGCGCGAGCTGCTGGCCTCTTGCCGCACCCGGACCGAGGCGGTCAACCCGGCGGTCAACGCCATGGTCGCGACTTGCTGGGAGCGCGCCGAGGCAGAGGCCGCGGCGGCCGAGAAGGCCGTCCTCGCCGGCGACGCGCTCGGCCCGCTGCACGGGCTGCCGCTCGGGGTCAAGGACCTCAACGTGACCGAGGGGGTCAGGACCACCCAGGGCTCCCTCCTGCACAAGGACGACGTGCCCGATGCCGACGAGCGCATGGTGGCCGCGGTCCGCGCTGCGGGCGCGATCGTCGTCGGCAAGACCAACACGCCCGAGTTTGGCGCCGGCGCCAACACCAAGAATCGGGTTTACGGCGCGACCGGCAACCCCTTCGATCCGGAGCTGACCTGCGGCGGATCCTCGGGCGGGGCCGCGGTCGCGCTGGCGGCCGGCATGGTGCCGCTCGCGACCGGGTCGGACTTCGGCGGCAGCCTGCGCACGCCGGCCGGCTTCTGCGGCGTCGTCGGCTTCCGGCCCACACCCGGCGTCGTGTCGGACGAGGGCCGCGGCGTCGGCCTCTCGCCCTTTCCGGTCGAGGGCCCCATGGGGCGGAGCGTCGCGGACGCCGCCCTGCTGCTCTCGGCCCAGGCGGCCGAGGATCCGCGCGATCCCTTCGCCCGCGGGCTGGACGCCTCAGGCCTCCGCGCTCTGGCGCCGATCGATCTCGCCGGCCTCACGGTAGCGGTCTCCGAGGATCTCGGCTGCGCCCCGCTCGACGACGGGATCCGCGGTGTCTTTCGCGAGCGGATCGGTCAGCTGAGCGGCCTCTTCGCGTCTTGCGGGGACCGGGACCCGGACCTGGGGCCGGTGCACGAGGTCTTCGAGGTCCTGCGCGGGGTCAACTTCATCGCCGCCCACAAGGAGCGGCTGGAGAAGCACCGCGACCTGCTGGGGCCCAACGTGATCGACAACACGGAGCGGGCGCTGAAGTACGGGGTAAGCGACGTCGCCTGGGCCCACGCCGAGCAGACCCAGATCTACCGCCGCATGCTGGCTTTCTTCGAGGACGTGGACGTCCTGATCTGCCCGGCCTGCTCGGTTTCGCCCTTCCCCCACGCGCAGCTCAGCGTCACCGAGATCAACGGCAAGCGCATGGACACCTACATGCGCTGGCTGGCGATCACCTACGGGCTCACCATGACGACCCATCCGGTCGCGGCGATCCCCTGCGGCCGCGACCCCAAGGGGCTGCCCTTCGGGATCCAGCTGGTCGGCCGCTTCGGCGAGGACGCCAAGCTGCTGCAGATCGCCCATGCCCTGGAGCGCTTCATGGCGGGCCGCCCGGATCTGGCCCGTCCGCTGCCGGACTTGGCGCGGCTTCAGGCCTGA
- a CDS encoding efflux RND transporter permease subunit encodes MPNLTAFALDTSRLTITWILLIVVVGISMFVRFPRLEDPSIVIREAVIVAQFPGMETPLMEDLITRRIEEQIRTMPEIDEITSDSKTGVTIIHAILRDEYDDLDAIFKKLRNKMDDLRPQLPDGTLGPFVNDEFGLTAVATIALWSDGFSMAEMRLVARDVRDRLYELDGIRKVELYGVQEEQVFLRFSNAKLASFGISMADVVDTLRRQNVVLPGGSLDVDDLAVIIRPSGSFQSVEDIEDVLISIPDSEQVIPLIEIVSVERTYIDPPESLAYFNGRPAIVVSVAIVPGVNSVEFGERLTRKIRELEAELPIGYVLDYATFQPDLVESAVNGALSNVYQTLATVLVVVMLFLGVRSGLIVGSFVPITMLFGLIVMGFMGIELQRVSIVSAIVALGMLVDNAIVVAEDIRARLERGQERMKACLESGQTLAIPLLTSSLTTILAFTPMLLIDGQTGEYAFALPMVVIILLLASWLLSMTMTPAMAAWFMKVKAKADDAEDPYDTGFYRTYRGFLELALRRRFLVLMVTAGLVGMAGFAASSLVREFFGPSDRNQFLVYLDLTAGSRIESTDEMTRGVTAWLNNEAINPEVTSTIAYVGTGGPRFFLSLSPVDPDPHVAFAVVNTENAEQVPTVIRRLNEHLAANYPGVNARLKRMWLGSAEPGYVEFRIIGPDIDHIYEKSAEVVRALNDLPGLDYSRNNWENRIPQIEVLVDQVRARRAEVTSEEISISLGAFMDGQEITQYREGDLAIPIVFQAIQEERSVLGDLWNVNVFSAERGETIPLTQVADIKGKWQYSRIARLDQERTVTVEARHQSLKAPQLVAAITPVLEGLDLKPGHRWEIGGELEDAAETNEKLFRYMPACVLGIVVLLIWQFNSFRRPLIIVLTVPMAFAGALVGLLVLRAPFDFFGILGLLSLAGVIINNGIVLIDRIDGLRAEDRSAHQAVVQAAVSRFRPILMSATTTMLGVLPLIILVDPLFYSMACVIAFGLGLGTVLTLVVVPVLYATFFRVKEEAV; translated from the coding sequence ATGCCGAACCTGACCGCTTTCGCACTCGATACCTCCCGCCTGACGATCACCTGGATCCTGCTGATCGTCGTGGTCGGGATCTCCATGTTCGTAAGGTTTCCGCGCTTGGAGGATCCCTCGATCGTGATCCGCGAAGCGGTCATCGTCGCGCAGTTCCCCGGCATGGAGACGCCGCTGATGGAGGACCTGATCACGCGGAGGATCGAAGAGCAGATCAGGACCATGCCGGAGATCGACGAGATCACCTCGGACAGCAAGACCGGCGTGACCATCATCCACGCGATCCTGCGCGACGAGTACGACGATCTCGACGCCATCTTTAAGAAGCTGCGCAACAAGATGGACGATCTGCGCCCGCAGCTGCCGGACGGGACGCTCGGCCCCTTCGTCAACGACGAGTTCGGCCTGACCGCCGTGGCCACCATCGCGCTCTGGAGCGACGGCTTCTCAATGGCGGAAATGCGCCTGGTCGCCCGAGACGTGCGCGACCGGCTCTACGAACTCGACGGCATTCGCAAGGTGGAGCTCTACGGCGTCCAGGAGGAGCAGGTCTTCCTCCGCTTCTCCAACGCCAAGCTGGCGAGCTTCGGCATCTCCATGGCCGACGTGGTCGATACCCTGAGGCGCCAGAACGTCGTGCTGCCGGGCGGCAGCCTCGACGTCGACGACCTGGCCGTGATCATCAGGCCCTCGGGCAGCTTCCAGAGCGTCGAGGACATCGAGGATGTCCTCATCTCGATCCCGGATTCCGAGCAGGTCATACCCCTGATCGAGATCGTCTCGGTCGAGCGGACCTACATCGATCCACCGGAGAGCCTGGCCTATTTCAACGGCAGGCCGGCCATCGTCGTCAGCGTCGCCATCGTGCCCGGGGTCAACAGCGTCGAGTTCGGCGAGCGCCTGACCCGGAAGATCAGGGAGCTGGAAGCCGAACTGCCGATCGGCTACGTGCTCGACTACGCCACCTTCCAGCCCGACCTGGTCGAGAGCGCGGTGAACGGCGCGCTCTCCAACGTCTACCAGACGCTCGCTACCGTGCTGGTCGTCGTCATGCTGTTCCTCGGCGTTCGCAGCGGCCTGATCGTCGGCTCTTTCGTGCCGATCACCATGCTCTTCGGCCTGATCGTCATGGGGTTCATGGGGATCGAGCTGCAGCGGGTCTCGATCGTCTCGGCGATCGTGGCGCTCGGCATGCTGGTGGACAACGCGATCGTCGTCGCCGAGGACATCCGCGCCCGCCTGGAACGCGGGCAGGAGCGCATGAAGGCCTGTCTCGAATCGGGCCAGACGCTGGCCATCCCGCTTCTGACGTCGTCGCTGACGACGATCCTCGCCTTCACGCCCATGCTGCTGATCGACGGGCAAACCGGCGAGTACGCCTTCGCCCTGCCCATGGTCGTGATCATCCTGCTGCTCGCGTCCTGGCTGCTCTCGATGACCATGACGCCGGCCATGGCGGCCTGGTTCATGAAGGTCAAGGCCAAGGCGGACGACGCCGAGGACCCCTACGACACGGGCTTCTACCGGACCTACCGGGGTTTCCTGGAGCTGGCCCTGCGCAGGCGCTTCCTGGTTCTCATGGTGACGGCGGGCCTGGTCGGCATGGCCGGTTTCGCCGCCTCGTCCCTGGTGCGGGAATTCTTCGGGCCCAGCGACCGCAACCAGTTCCTCGTCTACCTCGATCTCACCGCCGGATCCCGGATCGAATCGACGGACGAGATGACGCGGGGAGTTACCGCCTGGCTGAACAACGAGGCGATCAACCCGGAGGTGACCTCGACGATCGCCTACGTCGGGACCGGCGGCCCGCGATTCTTCCTCTCGCTCTCCCCGGTCGATCCGGATCCCCACGTCGCCTTCGCCGTGGTCAACACCGAAAACGCGGAGCAGGTCCCGACGGTTATCCGGCGTCTGAACGAGCATCTGGCCGCCAACTACCCGGGCGTCAACGCGCGGCTCAAGCGGATGTGGCTGGGCTCGGCCGAGCCCGGTTACGTCGAGTTCCGGATCATCGGCCCGGACATCGATCACATCTACGAGAAGAGCGCCGAGGTGGTCCGGGCGCTCAACGACCTGCCCGGCCTCGACTACAGCCGGAACAACTGGGAGAACCGGATCCCGCAGATCGAGGTGCTGGTCGATCAGGTCCGCGCCCGGCGCGCCGAAGTCACCTCGGAGGAGATCTCGATCTCTTTGGGCGCCTTCATGGACGGGCAGGAGATTACCCAGTACCGGGAAGGGGACCTCGCCATCCCCATCGTCTTCCAGGCGATCCAGGAGGAGCGCAGCGTTCTGGGCGACCTGTGGAACGTCAACGTCTTCTCGGCCGAGCGCGGCGAGACGATCCCCCTGACCCAGGTGGCGGACATCAAAGGCAAATGGCAGTACAGCCGGATCGCGCGCCTGGATCAGGAGCGCACCGTGACGGTGGAGGCCCGGCACCAGAGCCTGAAGGCGCCGCAACTCGTGGCCGCCATAACCCCGGTCCTCGAGGGACTCGACCTCAAGCCGGGACACCGCTGGGAGATCGGCGGCGAACTCGAGGATGCGGCGGAGACCAACGAGAAGCTGTTCCGTTACATGCCGGCCTGCGTGCTCGGCATCGTCGTCCTGCTGATCTGGCAGTTCAATTCCTTCCGGCGGCCCCTGATCATCGTGCTGACCGTGCCCATGGCCTTCGCCGGCGCCCTGGTCGGCCTGTTGGTGCTGCGCGCGCCCTTCGACTTCTTCGGCATCCTGGGCCTGCTCAGCCTCGCCGGCGTCATCATCAACAACGGCATCGTGCTGATCGATCGGATCGACGGCCTCAGGGCCGAGGATCGCTCGGCGCACCAGGCCGTGGTGCAGGCGGCGGTCTCGCGCTTCCGGCCGATCCTCATGTCCGCGACCACGACCATGCTCGGCGTGCTGCCGCTGATCATCCTGGTCGACCCGCTGTTCTACTCCATGGCCTGCGTGATCGCCTTCGGTCTCGGTCTCGGCACGGTCCTGACCCTCGTCGTGGTGCCGGTGCTCTACGCCACCTTCTTCCGGGTCAAGGAGGAAGCCGTCTGA
- a CDS encoding efflux RND transporter periplasmic adaptor subunit yields MKVRPRRLTATTPLRRLCVLGSAALVLAACEQEQPEPFNPVRAIKTITVSERALGQERRFPGVVEAVDSSSLSFEVAGNVKELRFEAGDRVSKGDVLAVMDRQTFELNVRSSEASLGRSKADFAEKKTEFERQDALYKKGWVARSAQEQALAAFDSARNQVEYARSQLNLARRDLQKTDLIAPFDGVVAVRHIDPFAEVGRGEPIYDVYAEGLMEVRISVPESSIRDLHLGLQARLRFPTLENVVAEGRVSEIGTSAGVANAFPVKVAVTEESVSVLPGMTAEVSLLLGGESDSDSFLVPISAIVPGERPREGYVFVFDAETSQVNRVAIRGRGVSDNRIVITEGLSAGDVIAVAGVSFLEDGQEVKLLAP; encoded by the coding sequence TTGAAAGTCCGTCCCCGCCGGTTGACGGCCACGACGCCGCTCCGCCGGCTTTGCGTTCTGGGGTCGGCGGCCCTGGTCTTGGCGGCCTGCGAGCAGGAGCAACCGGAGCCTTTCAACCCGGTTCGCGCGATCAAGACGATCACGGTATCCGAGCGGGCCTTGGGTCAGGAACGCAGGTTCCCCGGGGTCGTGGAGGCCGTCGACTCCTCGAGCTTGAGCTTCGAGGTCGCCGGCAACGTCAAGGAGCTCCGGTTCGAAGCCGGGGACCGCGTCAGTAAGGGCGATGTGCTGGCGGTCATGGACCGGCAGACCTTCGAGCTCAACGTCCGCTCCTCGGAGGCCTCGCTCGGGCGGTCGAAGGCCGACTTCGCCGAGAAGAAGACCGAGTTCGAACGCCAGGACGCGCTCTACAAGAAGGGCTGGGTCGCGCGCTCCGCCCAGGAACAGGCCCTGGCCGCCTTCGACAGCGCCCGCAACCAGGTCGAGTACGCCCGCTCGCAGCTCAATTTGGCCCGGCGCGATCTTCAGAAGACCGACTTGATCGCCCCCTTCGACGGCGTCGTGGCCGTCCGCCATATCGATCCCTTTGCCGAGGTGGGGCGGGGCGAGCCGATCTACGACGTCTACGCGGAAGGCTTGATGGAGGTGCGGATCAGCGTTCCCGAGTCGAGCATTCGGGATCTGCACCTCGGCTTGCAGGCGCGGCTCCGTTTCCCGACCTTGGAGAACGTCGTGGCGGAGGGTCGCGTCTCGGAGATCGGCACCTCCGCGGGTGTTGCGAACGCCTTTCCCGTCAAGGTCGCCGTAACCGAGGAATCGGTCAGCGTCCTGCCGGGCATGACGGCGGAAGTCAGCTTGCTGCTCGGCGGCGAGAGCGACAGCGACAGCTTCCTCGTCCCCATTTCGGCCATCGTTCCAGGCGAGCGGCCGCGCGAGGGCTACGTCTTCGTGTTCGACGCCGAGACCTCCCAGGTGAATCGCGTGGCGATCCGCGGCAGGGGTGTCAGCGACAACCGGATCGTCATTACCGAAGGGCTTTCCGCCGGCGATGTCATCGCCGTCGCCGGTGTCTCCTTTCTCGAGGACGGGCAAGAGGTGAAGCTCTTGGCGCCTTGA
- a CDS encoding SDR family oxidoreductase has product MTELTGKVAWVTGAGSGIGRAVAVALAGEGAAVALSGRREAVLADTAAEIERAGGKALAVPLDVADREAARRAAGAIHERLGSVGILVNNAGVNVSERHWHNPDLDQWDRLIKTNLNGVYYTIAAVLPAMRQGGDGLIVNIASWAGRYNSYVAGVAYGASKHAVLALNASLNMEECRHGIRACAICPAEVATPILDKRPVPVSQDERTKMLQPEDLAETVLYVARLPARACVNEILISPTANRFFLGTPDVPPAPER; this is encoded by the coding sequence ATGACGGAGCTGACAGGAAAGGTGGCCTGGGTCACGGGCGCGGGGAGCGGAATCGGGCGGGCCGTGGCCGTGGCCCTGGCGGGCGAAGGCGCCGCCGTCGCGCTCTCGGGCCGCAGGGAAGCCGTGCTCGCCGACACCGCCGCGGAGATCGAGCGCGCCGGCGGGAAGGCGCTCGCGGTGCCGCTCGACGTGGCGGACCGCGAGGCCGCGCGGCGCGCGGCCGGCGCGATCCATGAGCGATTGGGCAGTGTCGGCATCCTGGTCAACAACGCCGGCGTCAACGTGAGCGAGCGTCACTGGCACAACCCGGACCTGGACCAGTGGGACCGGCTGATCAAGACCAACCTGAACGGCGTCTACTACACCATCGCCGCGGTCCTCCCCGCCATGCGGCAAGGGGGCGACGGGCTGATCGTCAACATCGCCTCCTGGGCCGGACGCTACAATTCCTATGTCGCGGGGGTCGCCTACGGCGCCAGCAAGCACGCCGTCCTGGCGCTCAACGCGAGCCTCAACATGGAGGAATGCCGCCACGGCATCCGGGCCTGCGCCATCTGCCCTGCGGAGGTGGCCACGCCTATCCTCGACAAGCGGCCGGTCCCCGTCAGCCAGGACGAGAGAACCAAGATGCTGCAGCCTGAGGATCTCGCCGAGACCGTGCTCTACGTCGCACGCCTGCCCGCCCGCGCCTGCGTCAACGAGATCCTGATCAGCCCGACCGCGAACCGCTTCTTTCTCGGCACGCCGGACGTTCCCCCGGCGCCGGAGCGCTGA